CACCAAGGGACGGAGCTCGCAGCCGCAGATGAACTTGTTGTGCGTTAGGTCCACGGCTCTGAGCGGGGCGAGCAGCCCGGGGTCCAGGGACAGGAGCTGGTTCCTGGACACATCCAGCACCTCCAAGGCAGCAGGCAGGTCGCCCCGGGACAGCGTGCTCAGCCTGTTGGCGCTCAGGTCGAGGCCCCTCAGCGCCGTGAGGTCCCGCAGCAGCCCCGGCGGGAGGGTGGCCAGGTAGTTGTGGTTCAGGTGCAGCACCCGGAGCCGGGGCAGCCCCCAGAACACGTCCCAGCACCGCCCGGTCTCCCAGGCCAGCTGCAGCATGTTGCTCCCGAGGAAGAGCCTCTCTGGGCCGACGCTGCCCGTGGGGCCGTGTCCGCCGCGGCACGCGGACAGGCGGTTGCGGTTGAGGATGAGGACCTGCAGGGCAGGGACCCGGAGGAGCGAGTAGAGGTCGCCCAGGTCCTCCAGCCTGTTGTCCGACAGCTCCAGGAAGCTGGctgtgaggtccatgtgggacaCGGTCTCCAGCTTGTTGTTGCCCAGGAAGATGGTGTCTATGCTGGGCACGAAGGAAACGGTTTTGAGGGCGTTGTCGCGGAGATCCAGGGTCCGAAGCGCCCCCAGGAATCTGAACGTCTGGTCCTGGATGATCCCGATGTGATTGTGCTGCAGGTCAATGTAGGCGACCTCCGCGAGCCCCGAGAAGTCAGAGTCATAGAGCTCGCCCAGGAGATTGTGCGACAGGTTGAGAACCTGGACGCTGCCGAGGCCGTGAAACGCTTCTCCCGCGATCCTGTTGATCTTGTTGTGGGCGAGGTCCAGGAGCTTCAGGTCCCCGAGCACCTCGAACAGTCGGGCGTTCAGGGAGAAGACGAAGCCGTGCGACAGATCCAGCCGCAGCACCGAGCTCCCGGCCAGCCCCGCGAACGTGCTCCGGTCAGGGTCCCGGATGTTCCGGAAGCCAAACCCCTGCCCCATGATGTGGTGGGCGAGCACCAAGGAGGAGATCTGGCTCCCACCGATGGCCCTGGTGACGTTGCCCGTGACGTCTGCGGTCCAGCCGTTGTTAGACAcgtccagggtctccaggaccacgttCCTGAACGGGTTCCCGCACCGCCCCCAGTCCACGGGGGCCCGGCTGTACAGGCCATTGGCCGCGAGGTTCAGAAGGGAGAGCGCCTTGCCCTGCAGGGGCCTGAGCCCCTGCTCACACGCAGCCGGGATCCGGTTGAGGGAAAAGTCCACGGACCTCAGGGAACCCAGCTCCCGGAAGGAGGCGTGAAGCTCGAGGCTCCCAATCTGATTTTTGGACAGGTCCAGGCGCGACAAAGCCCCCAGGTTTCTGAAATAACCGTCTGTCAACACGACGTCGGAGAGGCCACAGGCGAACAGCCGGAGTTCCTGCAGGTGGGGCAGCCCCTGGAAGGCGTCGGGATGCAGGAAATCCACCCGGCTGTTGCCCAGGTCCAGGGTGCGCAGGTTGGGCAGGTTCCTGAAGGCTTCTCTGTCGACGCTGAAGGGCGTCTGCTGCGTCCCCAGCTCCAGCAGCTGCAGCCGCTCCAGGAGGGGGAACGAGGCGCGGGTGACGGCCCGGATGTAGTTGAAGCTCAGCAGGAGGATCTCGGTGGTGCTGGGGaccgggggcacctggctgaggTTGCAGGAGCGGTACAGGGCCCTCCGGCCGTCAGCCACGCAGCAGGATGCCGCGGCCACGGCGCCGGCCACAAGCAGCAGCCCCAGTGCGCGGCCCAGCTGGCGGCCCATGATCCTGCGGGACGGAAACACAGCCGTGCAAGCCCAACgccaccccggggcccgggaCGGGGGCCCCTGGACGGgcacctgcctccccccacaCGTGGGCCCGGCGGGACGCGCACTCAGCGCCGTGCTGGGTCCTTGAGAAACACTTACCTTGAGGAGAGTCTGTTTGCCGTCACTCAACCGGGATGCGTGCAGGGCGTCGGGGAAAATGGCAGGCGGAGGACACTGGTGCCGCCCCCGCCCAGTGCCGGGGGCccgcccctctgccccctgcGCACTCCACACACGGCCCGGGTCAGCACGCACACGCTGGTCCTTCGGGCCACCATCTGCGAAGCGCCCAGCCTGACGGGTCAGTgcatccccctcccaccccctgcccaggcctgTGGGGGCGAGCGCGGCGCGGCTCAGGGCGCCCGTCATCTGGACAAGTGCCACACGTCCGCTCTGTGCACAGGGTGCAGCAGGGGCTGGACACACGGGCCAGCTGGGGCGCACGTCCTGGGGCAGGCGGCAGCGGCCAGAGTGGCCAGGAAGGCCCCCGATGACTCGATGAcatccaggggccccagggaTGCAAAGGAAGGAGGCCCAGCGGGGAGGCGGGGGGTGCAACACGGGGGCTCCGGCCGCCTCTCCACGCACTTCCAGGGCTGGGACTTGGCACGTGCTGCTTCCTCTGCACGCACGCTCTCCTCCCATGGCTCCGTGGCTCGTCGCCGACCCCCCCTCCGCTCGCTCCCCTGCTCCCGACCTCTCAGGCCACCTTGCTCATGTCCTGAGCGCATCCCGGGCCCTGATGCGGTAGGTGGCCCGTCCCCCTGTGAGCTGTGTTCGCCGCCACGCGGCAAGCGTTTGGGAGGGCACCCGCCGCCGGGTCGGAAAACCGGAGCTGAAGGAGTGGCTCCGCCAGCGAGGAGAGCCTCAGTTTACCCCTGACCGAGCCCTGGCGCCCGTGGCCGGTGGGGAGAGCGGCCCCGCAGGAGCCtcgcgcggggcccggggcggcctGGACGCAGAGCCGTGCTCAGAGCTCCACCCGGGCCCAGCCCCAGCGCCCCACGGCGCGGGCTCCGCGCTTTCTCCACCTCGTGCGCCAGGGAAGACGTTCCCTCGGCGGTTTGTGGCCATGCGGGACCCCTCCGGGGGACGGCCGCCCGCTCCCCGCCCGGCGCCCACGTGAGCCCTGCACTCAGCCCTCACTTCCAAACCTCTCGTGATTCTTACAAAGCTCCAGACACGTCCGTGGACAACCTCCCTGCGACTCCTGCATCCAAGCGTGTTCCTCAGGGTGAGCGCGGCCACGTCGCTGACGCCTCCCCGCCGCGGGGCTCCCGCTGACTCGCCCTGAAGGACTTGCCCTCCCGTTTGCTCTGCGGCTTCCCGCGAGGGCAGAGCCACACCAAGCGTGGGCCGATCAGATGACACCCGCGACTCCACTTCAAAACGGGAAACTGGTAGTTTAAATGTCTGCAGTGAAAGGCGCCCGCGGGCCCCATGTCACCTCCCTGCAGCGAGACGTGGACGGCAACGCACCCAGAGCCGATGCCGTCGGGTGGCAGGAGCCGGTCCCCACGCTGCAGGGTCACACATCACACCAGGGCTTCGGGGTGCGGCCGTGGCACCAAGAACCCGACTGTGCGGTTTCCCCACGTTGGGTGGTTGGAAACAGGCGACATGGGAGACGCCGTCACCTGGAGGAAGGCCTGTGCCCGCCGGGCTGCAAAGTGGGGGCAGGTCACTGGGTGGCAGGCGGGCTGGGGCACAGGCGGGGCGCCCCGAAAACCTGCGGGAAGCGGAAGTCTTTGTGCATCTTGCTTCCTCACCCCGGGGTGCGAGGCCTGCCCCGGGCACCTGCGTGGCACGGCCTGTGGACGGGTGCGCTGCGGACtcagggatggggctggggccTCTGCCCGGCCTTGGACGTGCTTGCAGGATGCTCGATCCCCCACGGACGCTGCTGCCACGGGGCCGGGCGCACCCAAGGCTGCACAGACGCGGCTCCTGCTCAGGCCGGTGGCCTCACCTCGGAGCACGGACTTCGTTTCCAAGGCTCACGTGTGGACGACACTTCTGCGCGGAGCCcgcacacggggggggggggggccgggttCGCAGCCATGCACTCACGTCCTCACGCGGGGGGGCACGGGTCCCCAACTTCCTTCCTTAGGAACCTCTGGGAGACGACAGTGGTCAGTGCTGATGTGGGGAGTCGCGAAGGAGGGCTCTCGTCTCCCCAGAGGGGAAAGGCTAGTTCAGGGGAGAAACAGAGGGGCCCTGCGGGGGTCGGGGGTccggcgtctgccttcagcccagggtgtgaccccggggtcctgggatcgagtcccacgatgggctccctgcacggagcctgcttctccctctgcctatgtctctgcctctctctctgtctctcatgaatgaataaaatctttttaaaatgcacattttgtttacttatttatgtatttatgtacagagcatgagcagagggaagggcagagggtctCAGCAGACTGtgcactgagagcagagcctcacgaccccaagatcgggacctgagccgaaaccaagactcTGACACTTAagccaacggagccacccagccGCACCCCTGCGCATGGTTTTCTAGGCCACACAGCAATTTTTGACCCGCAAGGTCGGGGACACCGACCAGGACCCGAGGTCTCAGGCTGAGGACCACGCCGTGTGCGCACTACGTCTTTCCGATCTTCCAAAAACGCCAGGATGCACGGTGCCGGGAGCCTGAGCCTCTGCTCTGCACGGGAATCGCCGGGAAAGGCTTGCCGAGTGAGCGGGCTGGGCGGGAGCTGAGACTCTGCCTCTGGAGCAAGCCTCAGGGGACCTGCTGTGGCCCTGGGTCCCCGTCCCCGCCCAGGGCTCAGGCTGCCCGCCTCCCGGGCCTGAGGCCGACCAGCTGCATCCGCACCACTTCTGGGAAGGGGCCGCGCTGACCTCGCCCCAGCTCGCCCCAGCCCTGGAGGGTGGCACCGGACGGGCGCGGATGGGGTACAGCGGCTGCCTCTGAGGAGCGAGTGACGGGCGGGGGTTCCGACAGGGGGCGCGGGGTGGCAGGGGCGGCAGTGGGGGGGCAcaggagctgggcctggggagcGGGGCTCAGGGAGATCCCCCACCGCGGCCTAGGcgccctgagccctgcaccggTTGTCACGGTGGGGGCGGTGACAATGAGGACGAAGTTTGCAGCCTAATAGCTGTGACCTCGAGCCAGCGCCTAGCGTCTCCGAGCACCAGCGCGATCATCTCTGCAGTAGT
This DNA window, taken from Canis aureus isolate CA01 chromosome 38, VMU_Caureus_v.1.0, whole genome shotgun sequence, encodes the following:
- the TLR5 gene encoding toll-like receptor 5 isoform X1; this translates as MGGERACRGSSTCQVPALEVRGEAAGAPVLHPPPPRWASFLCIPGAPGCHRVIGGLPGHSGRCRLPQDVRPSWPVCPAPAAPCAQSGRVALVQMTGALSRAALAPTGLGRGWEGDALTRQAGRFADGGPKDQRVRADPGRVWSAQGAEGRAPGTGRGRHQCPPPAIFPDALHASRLSDGKQTLLKVSVSQGPSTALSARPAGPTCGGRQVPVQGPPSRAPGWRWACTAVFPSRRIMGRQLGRALGLLLVAGAVAAASCCVADGRRALYRSCNLSQVPPVPSTTEILLLSFNYIRAVTRASFPLLERLQLLELGTQQTPFSVDREAFRNLPNLRTLDLGNSRVDFLHPDAFQGLPHLQELRLFACGLSDVVLTDGYFRNLGALSRLDLSKNQIGSLELHASFRELGSLRSVDFSLNRIPAACEQGLRPLQGKALSLLNLAANGLYSRAPVDWGRCGNPFRNVVLETLDVSNNGWTADVTGNVTRAIGGSQISSLVLAHHIMGQGFGFRNIRDPDRSTFAGLAGSSVLRLDLSHGFVFSLNARLFEVLGDLKLLDLAHNKINRIAGEAFHGLGSVQVLNLSHNLLGELYDSDFSGLAEVAYIDLQHNHIGIIQDQTFRFLGALRTLDLRDNALKTVSFVPSIDTIFLGNNKLETVSHMDLTASFLELSDNRLEDLGDLYSLLRVPALQVLILNRNRLSACRGGHGPTGSVGPERLFLGSNMLQLAWETGRCWDVFWGLPRLRVLHLNHNYLATLPPGLLRDLTALRGLDLSANRLSTLSRGDLPAALEVLDVSRNQLLSLDPGLLAPLRAVDLTHNKFICGCELRPLVRWLNRTNVTVFGSRADVRCAYPSSLAGTPLSSVSMEGCDDEEALRTLTFSLFIFSTVGVTLFLLAVLVAAKLRGLCFLCYKAARRLLPAGPAEDGAPDAYQYDAYLCFSGRDFEWVQRALLRHLDAQYSSRNRLNLCFEERDFVPGREHIANIQDAVWSSRKVVCLVSRHFLRDGWCLEAFAAARSRCASHLDGALVLVVVGSLSQYQLRRHPAIGGFVRQRRYLRWPEDLQDVGWFLDTLSRHILQEQRGARGDGGIPLRTVAAVA
- the TLR5 gene encoding toll-like receptor 5 isoform X2, yielding MGRQLGRALGLLLVAGAVAAASCCVADGRRALYRSCNLSQVPPVPSTTEILLLSFNYIRAVTRASFPLLERLQLLELGTQQTPFSVDREAFRNLPNLRTLDLGNSRVDFLHPDAFQGLPHLQELRLFACGLSDVVLTDGYFRNLGALSRLDLSKNQIGSLELHASFRELGSLRSVDFSLNRIPAACEQGLRPLQGKALSLLNLAANGLYSRAPVDWGRCGNPFRNVVLETLDVSNNGWTADVTGNVTRAIGGSQISSLVLAHHIMGQGFGFRNIRDPDRSTFAGLAGSSVLRLDLSHGFVFSLNARLFEVLGDLKLLDLAHNKINRIAGEAFHGLGSVQVLNLSHNLLGELYDSDFSGLAEVAYIDLQHNHIGIIQDQTFRFLGALRTLDLRDNALKTVSFVPSIDTIFLGNNKLETVSHMDLTASFLELSDNRLEDLGDLYSLLRVPALQVLILNRNRLSACRGGHGPTGSVGPERLFLGSNMLQLAWETGRCWDVFWGLPRLRVLHLNHNYLATLPPGLLRDLTALRGLDLSANRLSTLSRGDLPAALEVLDVSRNQLLSLDPGLLAPLRAVDLTHNKFICGCELRPLVRWLNRTNVTVFGSRADVRCAYPSSLAGTPLSSVSMEGCDDEEALRTLTFSLFIFSTVGVTLFLLAVLVAAKLRGLCFLCYKAARRLLPAGPAEDGAPDAYQYDAYLCFSGRDFEWVQRALLRHLDAQYSSRNRLNLCFEERDFVPGREHIANIQDAVWSSRKVVCLVSRHFLRDGWCLEAFAAARSRCASHLDGALVLVVVGSLSQYQLRRHPAIGGFVRQRRYLRWPEDLQDVGWFLDTLSRHILQEQRGARGDGGIPLRTVAAVA